Proteins co-encoded in one Vicinamibacteria bacterium genomic window:
- a CDS encoding carboxypeptidase-like regulatory domain-containing protein, which produces MYCTALRYPDYVTNLAAWSTSGDEFGLAPPLDPPVAVFTSPGVVTPLRQGNIYVRAKFAGEYGSSPHSYAVDPSAPPVVLAPLSGQVYEDNGKYTAIPDVTVEIIDGAYNTGKRAMTLSNGFYNIDHLRMAVPFTARASRPGYQTQVLTHPGLTDDINGYPDNNSLHFYLKRL; this is translated from the coding sequence GTGTACTGCACTGCCCTAAGGTACCCGGACTACGTTACGAATCTGGCGGCTTGGTCCACGTCGGGCGACGAATTCGGCTTGGCACCACCTCTTGATCCCCCCGTTGCTGTGTTCACGTCGCCGGGTGTCGTCACTCCTCTTAGACAAGGGAATATCTACGTCCGTGCGAAATTCGCCGGCGAGTATGGAAGCTCGCCACACTCGTATGCGGTCGATCCAAGCGCTCCTCCCGTGGTGCTTGCGCCCCTCAGTGGCCAGGTCTACGAAGACAACGGCAAATACACGGCGATTCCCGACGTCACCGTTGAAATCATCGACGGCGCATACAACACAGGGAAGAGGGCGATGACTCTGTCGAACGGCTTTTATAACATTGACCACCTCAGAATGGCAGTGCCTTTCACCGCCCGGGCGTCGAGACCGGGCTATCAGACGCAGGTGCTGACGCATCCGGGTCTCACCGACGACATCAACGGTTATCCAGACAACAACTCTCTGCACTTCTACCTCAAGAGGCTTTAA
- a CDS encoding sialidase family protein, protein MPAALARHLERLKALPSNGGESPEGPGSAAEAAFLQRAFPDADIPADRIQSARDSHGFHREKGFPRGEDRRGRWSKIGPSDAVYPFFALRTSAIYVPNEYVAGGRTTSLALAGECEPGECTLYAGPAGGGIWRTKDALAQHPHWKYLSTPFEINSIGSIAVDPNDHTGKTIWVGTGEANACSSGCEAGVGLYKSTDGGDTWIGPLGQPVFNARGVGTIAIKPGDPNTVYAASTRAIRGASSSCCGGAVSIIPGAAKWGLYRSTDGGASWTFIHNGAATTAGCTGDATEAGNGTPCSPRGVRRVLFDPSNPNILYAGSYARGVWRSSDGGTTWTAIKASLSPGTTTTRPELAVTTLPNGKTRMYVAEGASGAPFSQLFRSDDVATGVPSFASLTSANPADSGFGSFNYCGGQCWYDNFVVTPAGYPDTVYLGGSYQYGETGGISNGRGVVLSTDAGVSFTDMTMDATDPVHPNGIHPDQHFLVVNPNNPSQFFESGDGGIVRASGEFADVSSNCLPRGLSGPALSRCQQLLSRVPTRIESVNRGLSTLQFQSVSYNPFDVDDVQGGTQDNGTWETDGNHVKWTETMVGDGGQSGFDVADRHFRFHTFAGQGADVNFNDGAVGDWNWIGDPLFNGEAAEFYVPIISDPKVSGTMFTGTSHVWRTKTHGLGSMTLDVLRLHCNEWTGDFAVTCGDWQPLGDPGSAGRLTAASFGDRAGGDLAAVQRAPGDTSTLWAATSRGRVFISKNADGEPAAAVTFSRIDVSSSPGRYVTGIHIKANNPNHAWISYSGFNASTPSTPGHVFEVVYDPLSGTATWTDRSYDLGDMPITAVVRDDANGDLYAASDFGVVLLDDGATSWTQAAPGMPNVEVAGLTIVPSGRRLYAASHGLSAWSLRLREDEDN, encoded by the coding sequence ATGCCGGCGGCGCTTGCCCGCCACTTGGAGAGGTTGAAGGCGCTGCCCTCGAACGGCGGCGAGTCGCCCGAGGGCCCCGGCTCCGCGGCCGAGGCTGCCTTCCTGCAGCGCGCCTTCCCTGACGCGGACATCCCGGCGGACCGGATTCAAAGTGCCCGGGATTCTCACGGGTTCCACCGGGAGAAGGGCTTCCCGAGGGGCGAGGACCGCCGCGGGCGATGGAGCAAGATCGGCCCAAGCGATGCGGTATATCCCTTCTTCGCGCTGCGCACGAGCGCCATTTACGTCCCGAACGAGTATGTGGCGGGAGGGCGGACGACTTCGCTGGCGCTAGCCGGGGAATGCGAGCCGGGAGAGTGCACACTCTATGCGGGCCCGGCGGGAGGCGGGATTTGGCGCACGAAGGACGCTCTCGCCCAGCACCCCCACTGGAAGTACCTGTCCACCCCCTTCGAGATTAACTCCATCGGGTCCATCGCCGTGGACCCCAACGACCACACCGGGAAGACGATATGGGTGGGTACAGGGGAGGCGAACGCCTGCAGCAGTGGCTGCGAGGCCGGCGTTGGTCTTTACAAGTCGACTGACGGCGGCGACACGTGGATAGGCCCTCTCGGTCAGCCGGTCTTCAACGCCCGGGGTGTCGGTACCATAGCCATCAAGCCTGGCGACCCGAACACGGTCTACGCGGCTTCCACGCGGGCCATCCGCGGGGCGTCCTCGTCCTGCTGCGGCGGCGCCGTCTCCATAATCCCCGGGGCGGCGAAGTGGGGCTTGTACAGATCGACGGACGGCGGTGCGAGCTGGACCTTCATCCACAACGGCGCCGCTACCACCGCCGGCTGCACGGGGGATGCGACCGAGGCCGGCAACGGTACCCCCTGTTCGCCGCGTGGCGTCCGGCGGGTGCTTTTTGATCCCTCCAACCCCAACATCCTCTACGCCGGCTCCTACGCTCGTGGGGTCTGGCGGTCCAGCGACGGGGGGACAACGTGGACGGCAATCAAGGCCTCGCTGAGCCCGGGAACCACGACCACCCGGCCGGAGCTGGCCGTCACCACCCTGCCCAACGGGAAGACCCGCATGTACGTTGCGGAGGGCGCGAGCGGCGCACCGTTCTCGCAGCTGTTCCGGAGCGACGATGTCGCGACGGGCGTGCCGAGCTTTGCCAGCCTTACGAGCGCCAACCCCGCCGATTCCGGTTTCGGCTCCTTCAACTACTGCGGCGGCCAGTGCTGGTACGACAACTTCGTCGTCACACCTGCGGGCTACCCGGACACCGTCTACCTCGGGGGCTCCTACCAGTATGGTGAAACGGGAGGGATCTCCAACGGGCGCGGCGTCGTGCTCTCGACAGACGCGGGAGTGTCCTTCACGGACATGACCATGGATGCGACGGATCCCGTCCACCCCAATGGTATCCATCCCGACCAACACTTCCTCGTGGTCAACCCCAACAACCCCTCTCAGTTCTTCGAGTCCGGCGACGGCGGTATCGTTCGCGCGAGTGGTGAGTTCGCCGATGTTTCCTCCAACTGCCTCCCGCGGGGCCTCTCCGGGCCGGCGCTCAGCCGTTGTCAGCAGCTCCTCTCGCGCGTGCCCACACGCATCGAGAGCGTCAACAGGGGGCTCTCCACGCTCCAGTTCCAGAGCGTCTCCTATAACCCATTCGACGTGGACGATGTCCAAGGCGGCACGCAAGACAACGGCACCTGGGAGACAGACGGCAACCATGTGAAGTGGACCGAGACAATGGTCGGCGACGGTGGCCAATCCGGCTTCGACGTGGCAGATCGGCACTTCCGCTTCCATACTTTTGCGGGTCAGGGCGCGGATGTGAACTTCAACGATGGGGCCGTGGGGGACTGGAACTGGATCGGGGATCCCCTCTTCAACGGCGAGGCGGCCGAATTCTACGTGCCTATCATCTCCGACCCCAAGGTCAGTGGCACGATGTTCACCGGCACGAGCCACGTCTGGCGGACCAAGACGCATGGCCTCGGCTCGATGACACTCGACGTCCTGCGATTGCACTGCAACGAGTGGACTGGTGATTTCGCCGTCACCTGCGGCGACTGGCAGCCTCTAGGCGACCCGGGGAGCGCAGGGCGGCTCACGGCGGCTTCGTTTGGGGACCGGGCCGGCGGCGATTTGGCCGCGGTCCAGCGGGCACCTGGCGACACTTCGACGCTCTGGGCGGCCACGTCCAGGGGCCGCGTGTTCATCTCTAAGAATGCAGACGGGGAACCCGCCGCCGCCGTGACCTTCAGCCGGATTGACGTCTCGAGCTCCCCCGGCCGGTATGTCACCGGGATCCACATCAAAGCCAATAACCCGAACCATGCCTGGATCTCTTACAGCGGCTTCAACGCCTCCACTCCCAGCACGCCCGGCCATGTGTTCGAGGTTGTGTACGACCCCCTCTCGGGAACCGCGACTTGGACGGACAGGAGCTACGACCTTGGTGACATGCCCATTACGGCCGTGGTGCGCGACGACGCAAACGGGGACCTTTACGCCGCCTCCGATTTCGGCGTCGTCCTGCTTGACGACGGCGCGACGTCCTGGACTCAGGCGGCACCGGGAATGCCAAACGTGGAGGTTGCGGGACTCACCATTGTCCCGAGCGGGCGTAGACTCTATGCGGCCAGTCACGGCCTCAGCGCTTGGTCGTTGAGACTTCGCGAAGACGAGGATAATTGA